AGACGATTACGCGTTACGCTCTCATACTTTAGCCGCGCGAGCTCAGCAACAAGGACTTCTGTCGGATGTAGCGCCTTACAAAggtatatattaacatttctCATTTAATTCGTTAAGTATCCaacagatatatttattcattttatttttgtgtttctAGTACCGGGCGTTGACAAAGTTATAGACAAAGACAATGGTATTCGCGTGTCTACGGAAGAGCAATTGGCGAAATTGAAGCCCGCATTTGTCAAACCTTACGGCACGGTTACCGCGGCTAACGCGTCTTTCTTGACGGACGGCGCGTCTGCGGCGTTAATAATGAGCGAGGAGAAGGCCCTTCAACTTGGTTTGAAACCCAAGGCGTACCTGCGGAACTTTACTTACGTGTCTCAAGATCCGGTCGATCAGTTGCTTCTGGGACCATCGTATGCGATACCGAAGGTGTGCAATTCTTGTCATTAATTTGCCACTTTGATtgctaatattaatacaacttTGTGAATCTAAACACTatgcaaaaaacaaaatttatataattattacaggtCTTGGACAAAGCAAAGTTAAACGTAAAAGATGTAGGAGTATGGGAAATTCACGAAGCGTTTGCCGGACAAATCTGCGCTAATCTGAAAGCATTGGATTCCGATTTGtttgcacaaaaatatttgaataagaGCTCCAAGATAGGAATACCTGAACTAAACAAGTGGAACGCTTGGGGTGGATCCTTATCACTCGGTCATCCGTTTGCTGCTACTGGAGTACGATTGGCGACCCATACAGCTAATAGACTTATCAAAGAGGACCAACAATTTGGACTTATCGCGGCCTGTGCAGCTGGCGGACAGGTAAAAGTcggatttatattattataagtagCTTTTAACATCCGATAATTTTCGTGACAATTTTTTCCTACTTATAatgttgatattttatttacagggAGTTGGTATGATCATGGAAAGATATCCTGGCGCTACAGtttgatatcatttttagagaaatgcaattaatatctaaaaacgGACCTTTaactaatagaaaaatatcggggaaaatatttttctactcgAGAAAATATACATCAAGATTTGTTGACagttttttgtaagaaatctttttctattaaattgtttatatataataaatattaacttgtACAAAATCTTGCAACACTGAAGTATATTTCTCTTCTCTTGTTACTCAAGCGAACTGTGCATAAAAGAAGGCAATAAATTTGCAGTTAAATGATGCCTCACACCATTGTccaatatattctttatgtcCTGGCAGCCTTGCAATGCACGCTGCCGGAGAGTTTGCAAGCGTGATAAATGTAATCTCTGTCCAGCTCCGTGCGCCACTACTATTAATCCATTGTTGTCCACTTCAACCTCATTATTTGTATCCGATAACCCAACAACAGACAAGGTAACTCCCGGTGAACATTCCTCCAGGAAGTTGGCATCTAAAATTCCTGCTGCTAACGTCTTGTCTTCGTCTTCTGTTGATGGTTTGTTGATAATGGTTACAGTACAGCCTACAGCATAAttctgtaacaaaaaatttattctgtatataagaatatatttctttttctatgtgtctatatatgttttatgttgaatatgtaaaatagtaaaagattattttacatattttgtatactaACCTTAATTGGAATTCCAGCATCTATTAATGCAAGTGTTGCTGCATTTACACATGCACAGTAATCGCTACCATCAACTTGTAAAATTTCTACAAAGACATCAATCTGAGAGCGCGGATACAATTCTAAATGTATTATGGCTTCCATCGCATGTCGCAGTTGAGCTGATCTTTCTTGGGATTTCCAATCGCCCCTCGGTCTTCGCTTCCGTTCACCAGAGGTAAAACTGAACACAGCCATACTGTACTGACAATTTATGATTGCCTTTGTACTATTCCTTGATGCGCTACTCCTGGGCTAAAtcataaattgaaagaatacAAACATTACAATGTAGTTTAAGATACAAATAAttagtacaaaaaatatatatccataTTTCTGCggtagaaagaaaaaaatatttaaaaaaagtttacaaaGTGCACAATAAAATTGGTGTGTTGATCACATTGACATCATTCTTaacctataaaatataatttaacagcCCGTAACTCATCATAATTGGGACGTTATGCATTAATACAAGTCtcataataacaaaaaaaaaatatttcaaagtaattCGAACCTGATGAGGACCATATACTGtagctaaaattttcgtgTTGCCATGCTCTATGTAAGCACTGCCGTCAGCTTGCCCGAATACTCCCATCCGCATACGAATTTGTCTTAATTCTAGCGCCCGTCTACCGTCCACGCGTAATCCACCTTGACTATCTTCCTGATCCGGCTccatcgtattttttaaattaattaattaattaatacgatTTCAATAAATCACATTTAACTTTCAACCGTACACAATACAAAGATATATTGGAATAAAATCCTTCCTTTGGGACGCAATGAGGTGTCTCTCTgactgttaaaaaaattggagaACGCGATTAGGCGTCCTTTGGACATTGAAAAAATTGGAGGACATGATTATGCatcctttaattttttcaataccTAATTGCGtcctttaattttttgacctttaatttttttacttttagagTTTCTAAAATCTAAGTATTAAGAGCGCTGcctaaagaaatatttaaaaaatataggtcATTAGGTTGTAGGAAAAAGAATCAAAACTATTGATTAACAATCGATTGTCGATTATCAATTATCGATTAACATCGATTATCGATTGATCGAGCATTAATTTGTTGGCTGCACTTCACGcacttgaaataaaacataaccTTACAAAGCACAAGAAGTAAAACATAACCTTAATATGCAATCTTCATTATACAATAGCAATGATTATTACTtataatggatttttttatttatttataattgtgttatatgtataaatgatatatttttgtgaaaagaaacataaaaaatgattaacatTGAATTCGAGCATTTTTGAGCTATGCTTTTTGAGATTAGAAatctgattttattattgtgttgATAAATGAGTATAAAATTCATGGCgtgtttaattaacatattgaaAGATGAAGAGAATCAAAATCGTGCCGGACAGGCCGAATCGTCTATTCGAGATCTGGTTAGAAGAATGGAAAAACGAAGCGGTGCTTCGAAATTCTGAGCTGCACTATCATTTCGCGAAAGCTTTGAATTCACTCAAGAGATACCCGCTGCCATTGGAATCCGGTAGAGAATGCATAATTTTGCAGCATTTTGGCACGAAATTGTGCTCGATGCTGGATAAAAAATTGGAAGAGTATAGAAGACAAGAATCTGCTAAAGCACTTGATGTTCATACTTTTGCAAGCAACGAAGACTGTGCAATTGCTCCAAGAAAGAGATTTgtggaagaaaataatattattgaaatacaaGAAGAAACAGTAGTCAAACAAGctagaaatattgaaaagaatgCATCAAAAAACCTAGTAAATGCGAACGAAATTATAGCAAAAGATATTGCAGAAGAAATTTGTATAGATCCTAAtacttttgatatattattattagtagaTACTCAAGAAACTTGTGGGTAAGTATTTATGAAACAGTTAACTTAAAATGTTACCTCTACAAAAAGCTTTTAAACATACGAAGAGTATATTTCAGTGGAAAGACAAAGCCTCAGCATGATGCTACACTTGTGGAATTGACACAGCTTGGTGTACTGTTTGAAGTGCGTCATTTGAATGTTGGTGATTTCATGTGGATTGCAAGATGTAGAAAAACTAATGTTGAATTGGTTATACCTTATATAATAGAGAGGAAGCGAATGGATGATTTAAGTGCAAGTATTATAGATGGAAGGTTTCATGAACAAAAGGTATTGTCAAAATAAAGCACCTTTAGATGTGTATTCTTGATTCTGCGTATTTAATTATCTGTATATTCTTTGATTTTGTGTTTCAGTTTCGATTGAAGCAGTCTGGTGTCAAGAATCTTATGTATATAGTAGAAGGTATCGATAAGAAATCTAGATTTTCTATACCACTCCCATCATTGTTACAAGCTGCTGTAAATTGTCTGGTACAAGATGGTTTTAccgtaaaatatacaaaaagtCACAAGGATTCTATGTCATATTTATCATGTGtaacaaaaactttaattaaaatttacaaggTGTGTAAGCGTTATATTGGTATTCTTTTTACGTAAgtgcatattaatattttctacaatagATATCTTATTTTAGGATAAAAAGCTTGTtggcttgaaaaaaaaatatattactggAACACAGGATTTCTCTAAATTCATCACAGTAGGTCTTATGATGTTCAAAGAATTCAATAAAGCATCTTCCAAGCAGAGAGTAtgtattagaaatttttcatgtAATGCGTATAAATGATATTGTGACTTACtgttacatttctttttcagaCGTTTAAAGTAAGTGAGATGTTTATTCGTCAGTTATTACAAATGAAAGGTATGTCCATAGATAAAGCCACGGCGATTGTAGAACATTATGCCACACCACAAATCCTAATCACCGCTTTGCAAAATTCCGGTAAAAACGGAGAGCAATTGTTGGCAAATATTCAAGTAGGTGACAAAAAACGGCAGCTCGGACCTGCCATCAGTAAGGCCATTTATCAGCTTTATACGGCGAACGAGCTGAGTTGACTAATAAAGATACACAATCTATATGCtttcttattaatatacgtCCATCCTgattatagataatatttaataaatgtttacgtacatttttatcagaatTCCAGATAattagtacatatatatatatatatattagcaatctctctcttttatataaaaatattaaaatattactacaaaaaacaattgaaactTGCATTGAGTACTCGTATACACTTGTCTGTTTCTTCAAGTGAGTAAAATATGGCTTATATTATTACCTCTACAACATTTGTTTCCATAATGCAATAAGTTGATCACCCCttctcttttataaaaataataatcttgtaCCGTCGCTcaagaaatagagaaaaaaaaagaagaggcaaagaaaaatgtttgaaaagttGCAAAGTCAATTTAATGCGAAAATGCGTTATAAGTCTTTttcagagagaaaaaaaaaacattaaaaatttcacttcattaatttttcgtgCTCATCCGCGCCTTTCTCATGGGTATAATGTTTTTTCCACGTCTTGAAATCGATGGTCTCTATTCGCAATTTAGCACATTGCGTGCGAAAAGTGTGAAAACGCGTAAGGGCGCAATTTGCGACACTTTTCTTCCCTCGCCGAGGAAGAATTTATGTGAGATAGTAGCGGGAAAGCAATTATGGTGTTTTCCATTACCCCGTGCCTTTTCTACGAGACTTTTTTCAGTCGTCGTCGAACCTCCGAAGTAAATGGAGTGCCCTCTGAATCGGTATTACAGCTTGAATCGTCTCCTGCTTTCCATAATCGGGCTATGGCCTTATCAGAGTGCGATAAATGCTTGGATCCTTCGAGTATTAACAATGGCGATTTTGATTTGGTTTTTAATCGCTCAGGTATTTTCATAAATCTGATAAAACGacattttcttgatttttacttttaatataacaatgtaAGCGGATTATACATTGTGAGATGTAGAAATCTTTCTATTGGAGACGCGTagagattttgaaatttttattacattttattccgAGTTTTTGAATGGAATATTCATTTGTATGTTTCTCGAATGCTTGATTGAAATCAGCGTCCGACAggaatagttttttattttctaatgacATTTTTGTGAAGCagagaataatttaaagtGATGGAAGATGTTTTTTTAGACAGCTAAGATTTACATGACGGAATTAACTACAGATTTTGTACTCGATGTTCTGCCCATTATCATTCCTCATGTTGGTATAatggtaaaatttttaaaccgcATAGTGAACATGAATGAAGTaagagatataatatattgatttttttaaacgactAAAATACTATTGACTAAAATTCAACatgaaaaattcaacattgaaaattgatattttgctACGATATGATTTCCAAACGGAACGAGCGTTTAATTTGCAGATGAAAGATTTACTCGACCGAATTAAAGTGGATTGGGAACGCACAAGCTCTCAAgatgagattaaaattatgcaaacatACGCCGCGGCTACAAGAAAAATGTCGATATCGTTTTCGTGTGAGTAAAGTTTCTTGATGTTTCACTACTACAAATCgtgaaaaagtatttttgcgcaaaattaatattttatgtctgttgttattattattattattacttctaATATCTTATGGAGTTTCTCCAATATTCCGATGTCGTTGCATCGAGAGATTATTATTTCCTAATAAaatcatgaaatttttaagattttttgcaggcacataattgattaattttaattaactttatctttCAGTTTAC
The nucleotide sequence above comes from Linepithema humile isolate Giens D197 chromosome 4, Lhum_UNIL_v1.0, whole genome shotgun sequence. Encoded proteins:
- the Mtpbeta gene encoding trifunctional enzyme subunit beta, mitochondrial, translating into MIPLLKNCLAVKHGIVNHAEAFTRYSAIAINKAYSTKSDNAQKNIVFIDGVRTPFLLSGTLYKNLMAYDLARHSLLSLQKKIGFSKEIVDYIVYGTVMQEVRTSNIGREAALAAGYSDHTPAHTVTMACISSNQAITTGIGLIACGVYDAIIAGGVEFMSDIPIRHSRRMRSLMLQANKAKTVTDRLTLLASIRPGHFVPDLPAVAEFSTGETMGHSGDRLAAAFGVTRKEQDDYALRSHTLAARAQQQGLLSDVAPYKVPGVDKVIDKDNGIRVSTEEQLAKLKPAFVKPYGTVTAANASFLTDGASAALIMSEEKALQLGLKPKAYLRNFTYVSQDPVDQLLLGPSYAIPKVLDKAKLNVKDVGVWEIHEAFAGQICANLKALDSDLFAQKYLNKSSKIGIPELNKWNAWGGSLSLGHPFAATGVRLATHTANRLIKEDQQFGLIAACAAGGQGVGMIMERYPGATV
- the Ski6 gene encoding exosome complex component RRP41; amino-acid sequence: MEPDQEDSQGGLRVDGRRALELRQIRMRMGVFGQADGSAYIEHGNTKILATVYGPHQPRSSASRNSTKAIINCQYSMAVFSFTSGERKRRPRGDWKSQERSAQLRHAMEAIIHLELYPRSQIDVFVEILQVDGSDYCACVNAATLALIDAGIPIKNYAVGCTVTIINKPSTEDEDKTLAAGILDANFLEECSPGVTLSVVGLSDTNNEVEVDNNGLIVVAHGAGQRLHLSRLQTLRQRALQGCQDIKNILDNGVRHHLTANLLPSFMHSSLE
- the mus81 gene encoding crossover junction endonuclease MUS81 isoform X1, producing the protein MKRIKIVPDRPNRLFEIWLEEWKNEAVLRNSELHYHFAKALNSLKRYPLPLESGRECIILQHFGTKLCSMLDKKLEEYRRQESAKALDVHTFASNEDCAIAPRKRFVEENNIIEIQEETVVKQARNIEKNASKNLVNANEIIAKDIAEEICIDPNTFDILLLVDTQETCGVYFSGKTKPQHDATLVELTQLGVLFEVRHLNVGDFMWIARCRKTNVELVIPYIIERKRMDDLSASIIDGRFHEQKFRLKQSGVKNLMYIVEGIDKKSRFSIPLPSLLQAAVNCLVQDGFTVKYTKSHKDSMSYLSCVTKTLIKIYKDKKLVGLKKKYITGTQDFSKFITVGLMMFKEFNKASSKQRTFKVSEMFIRQLLQMKGMSIDKATAIVEHYATPQILITALQNSGKNGEQLLANIQVGDKKRQLGPAISKAIYQLYTANELS
- the mus81 gene encoding crossover junction endonuclease MUS81 isoform X2 → MKRIKIVPDRPNRLFEIWLEEWKNEAVLRNSELHYHFAKALNSLKRYPLPLESGRECIILQHFGTKLCSMLDKKLEEYRRQESAKALDVHTFASNEDCAIAPRKRFVEENNIIEIQEETVVKQARNIEKNASKNLVNANEIIAKDIAEEICIDPNTFDILLLVDTQETCGGKTKPQHDATLVELTQLGVLFEVRHLNVGDFMWIARCRKTNVELVIPYIIERKRMDDLSASIIDGRFHEQKFRLKQSGVKNLMYIVEGIDKKSRFSIPLPSLLQAAVNCLVQDGFTVKYTKSHKDSMSYLSCVTKTLIKIYKDKKLVGLKKKYITGTQDFSKFITVGLMMFKEFNKASSKQRTFKVSEMFIRQLLQMKGMSIDKATAIVEHYATPQILITALQNSGKNGEQLLANIQVGDKKRQLGPAISKAIYQLYTANELS